A genome region from Dickeya chrysanthemi NCPPB 402 includes the following:
- a CDS encoding oligosaccharide flippase family protein produces the protein MSDKKAIKREVIYLYIIQISNMLLPLATFPYLARVLGAEFFGKLSYAQSISFIALFIVDFGFNFSAARKVSAHAGDIAAINALYSNVQCAKAILLVLVMVVGTIVDLLTAQSETDAILFFIGLVSSLSSLLSAAWLFQGMGKNSHLAILNLIFRILALGLIFLLVSSPADIYLAAIIQLFPPVLVGLVIQYHLQRRESIRWRLAGINLHTVMGEIRESFHNFSASLFTLGFTYLNPVVIKFMFGDAALGHYAVADRLASVLRQLYNPIVQGNFSHICSLYNQLAYSAIRAQLMKVLTMFSLLTASAFLGNLLMGVPLIHWVFGKEYDISHLLTIMIVTQFVISLSIILVNLIIIPAGLSVYLKRVYFIGLLCHCSYLFFFTQWWGMYGVAVAVGATEFIITVIFFFMVMKKNILGTRISGMPE, from the coding sequence ATGAGTGATAAAAAGGCAATAAAGCGCGAGGTTATCTATCTCTATATTATCCAGATTTCCAATATGCTGTTGCCGCTGGCGACCTTTCCCTATCTTGCCAGAGTGCTGGGCGCGGAGTTTTTCGGCAAACTCAGTTACGCGCAATCCATCAGCTTTATCGCGTTATTTATTGTCGATTTTGGTTTTAACTTTTCCGCGGCCAGAAAAGTCAGCGCACATGCCGGCGACATCGCCGCCATTAATGCCTTGTACTCGAATGTGCAATGCGCCAAAGCCATACTGTTGGTGTTGGTGATGGTGGTGGGAACCATTGTGGACCTGCTGACGGCACAGTCGGAAACGGACGCCATCCTATTCTTTATCGGCCTGGTGTCGTCGTTGAGTTCGTTGCTGTCGGCTGCCTGGTTATTTCAGGGGATGGGGAAAAACTCCCATCTGGCTATTCTGAACCTGATTTTTCGCATACTGGCGCTGGGGTTGATTTTCCTGTTGGTCAGTTCACCGGCGGATATTTATCTGGCGGCGATTATCCAACTGTTCCCACCGGTGTTGGTCGGGCTGGTGATTCAATACCACTTGCAGCGCCGTGAATCGATACGCTGGCGGTTGGCGGGCATCAATCTGCACACGGTGATGGGCGAAATCAGGGAGAGTTTTCACAATTTTTCCGCCTCATTGTTCACGCTGGGATTCACTTATCTGAACCCTGTGGTGATCAAATTTATGTTCGGCGACGCCGCGCTCGGTCATTATGCGGTGGCGGACAGGCTGGCATCGGTATTGCGCCAATTGTATAACCCGATCGTACAAGGCAATTTCAGTCATATTTGCAGTTTGTACAACCAACTGGCGTACAGCGCTATTCGCGCACAATTGATGAAGGTGCTCACGATGTTTTCATTGCTGACCGCCAGCGCGTTTTTGGGCAATCTGCTGATGGGGGTGCCGTTGATACACTGGGTGTTCGGCAAGGAGTACGATATTAGTCACCTGCTGACAATCATGATTGTCACGCAGTTTGTGATCTCGTTGTCGATTATTCTGGTTAACTTGATCATTATTCCCGCCGGATTGAGCGTGTATTTGAAACGGGTCTATTTCATCGGCCTGTTGTGCCATTGCTCTTATCTGTTTTTCTTTACGCAATGGTGGGGCATGTATGGTGTGGCCGTTGCGGTCGGGGCGACGGAGTTCATCATTACGGTGATCTTCTTTTTTATGGTAATGAAAAAAAACATTTTGGGTACCCGAATATCAGGGATGCCCGAATAG
- a CDS encoding glycosyltransferase family 2 protein, protein MIKNAILVVLYNKGLESSTTLQTLIQHPFKQIKLTIHNNGPFRISEEDSFFLRLKTIYEQVELVNCLENKPLSQVYNQFIANNLQVERWVILDDDTTINESFWFAVEHTQVDIECPRIISSINYKTYYPVSKGEIVLNDQDLDPATAFSIGSGLIIHRRLWDVFERHNLSLFDENYALYGVDVSVFRRIHRLSAGGEKFVLKSSCYLEHGLSRSEKKESEFRIAENLIDLAISARRYPQFHLYYHLGWRLLKQFIRLRFKTVLVTMQAFFRGKHPRCS, encoded by the coding sequence ATGATTAAAAATGCAATTCTGGTGGTGTTGTATAATAAGGGACTGGAATCGTCCACAACCTTGCAGACGCTGATTCAACATCCGTTTAAACAGATTAAACTCACTATTCATAATAATGGTCCTTTTCGTATATCTGAAGAGGACAGCTTCTTTCTTCGTCTGAAAACCATTTATGAACAGGTTGAGCTGGTTAATTGTCTGGAAAATAAACCGTTGAGTCAGGTATATAATCAATTTATCGCGAATAATTTACAGGTGGAGCGGTGGGTCATTTTGGATGATGATACCACCATTAACGAATCATTCTGGTTTGCAGTGGAACATACGCAGGTGGATATCGAGTGCCCACGGATTATCTCCAGTATTAATTACAAAACCTATTATCCGGTATCAAAAGGGGAAATTGTGCTCAATGATCAGGATTTGGATCCGGCAACCGCGTTTTCTATCGGTTCCGGGTTGATCATCCACCGTCGACTCTGGGATGTTTTTGAGCGCCATAACCTGTCGCTGTTTGATGAAAACTATGCGTTATACGGGGTGGATGTCAGCGTGTTCCGCCGTATTCATCGCCTCAGCGCCGGCGGCGAAAAATTTGTATTGAAAAGCAGTTGCTATCTGGAACATGGCCTTTCCCGATCTGAAAAAAAAGAAAGCGAATTTCGTATCGCAGAAAATCTGATCGACCTGGCTATTTCCGCCCGCCGTTACCCTCAATTTCATTTGTATTACCATCTTGGCTGGCGGTTGTTAAAACAATTTATTCGCTTACGGTTTAAAACGGTTTTGGTTACCATGCAGGCATTTTTTCGTGGTAAGCATCCGCGCTGTAGTTGA